DNA from Pelobacter propionicus DSM 2379:
GGTCGAAGGTGGCTGCCAGGTCGGCCGACTCGTTGACACCGGTGAAGAGCCGCGTGCCGTGCAATTGGGACGGCTCGAAGTCATTGACCCCGCAGAATACCACCGGCGTTCCGGGAAACAGGTCGTCGCGGTAGGAGAGCAGAAAGTCGAAGGCGTCGTTGTCCGATGCGATGATCACCCGGAATTTCATGGCGCTGAATTTCAGGCGGTAGGTCTCGCGCAGCAACCCGGTATAGCGGGGACCGGACACTCGCTTGGTATCCATATACTCGTAGTGGATCCTGGTCTTGATCCCCTGTTCGTTCAGGCTGGATGCTATGCCCTGGCTGATGTCGTCGGTCCATTTGAAGCCCTTGTGGTACGAGTGCAGCACCAGCACCTGCCTGTGCTGAGTCTCCTGTGCCGAGGCGGCGCAGGGCAGGGCGATCATCATGATGACGGCCACAAGGAGTATCAGGGCGCCTGCCCGTTGTCCTGGCGATTGATGCAGGGAAGGAGAGGGGGGGGATGGGGCGGCTTCGAGAAGGGGCCAACGGTGGAGGGGGCGGGGCATGTGATCCTCTCCTGTGAATGTGGAATCGCGACAGGTACGAGAACGTACGCAATGTACTCGCGGCGGCTCGCGGGGAGCGGATGGTGGCTGGAAGCAGCGTTTTACCGCATGGAAACAAGTATACCAAGTATTTGAGGAGTCTTAGCTCTCTGTTAAGTGAGAGTGAAACCGGTTTTGACCTGCGTTTGAGGCGGCGGTGATAAATGGAGCAATATCAACGGATTTAAGCTGTTGTGCTGTCGTGCTGCTGTTTTTTGCCGGTTGCGGCATTTCTATTCTGGTTAAAAAATGCTGCCGTTACTCTTGACTTGTCCGTTGATAATGTGTATTACTGTTTCCGCTTTTTGGCTGGTGTTTTCTTTGTTTTTTTGTGATCGCTGAAACCGCATTTCTTTTTTGTGCGGTTTGTGTCGGGGCTGAGATTTAAACGGCAAGGATGAGTGACTGATATGGATATGAGCCCGTACTTTTCGTTTTTTCTGTTTCTTCTGGCGTCGGTCGGTTTTGTCGGTTTGATTGTCGGTCTGAACGCGCTCCTTGGTCCGCGCAGCGAGCCGAGCGCCATCAAGCTGGAGCCGTTCGAGTGCGGTTCCAACCCCCTGCAACAGCGCAACGTCCGTCCGCTGTCCATCAAGTACTACCCCATCGCCATCTTTTTTCTTCTGTTCGATCTGGAAGCCGTGCTTCTGTTCATCTGGGCGGTATCCGCCGGCAACCGCGACATGGCCACGCTCTCGTTGTTCTCGTTTCTGTTTTTCATGGGCGTGCTTTCTTTGGCATTCATCTATATCTGGAAGGAAGGTGGTCTTGAATGGCGATGATGGAGTATCTGACAACCCGTAAGGACGAACTGATCGGCTGGGTCCGCAAGTTCAGTATTTTTCCCTATCCCTTCGTCACCGCCTGCTGCGGCATGGAATTCATGGCCGTTGCCTCCACCCTGTACGACACCGACCGTTTCGGTGCCGCGCTTCCCCGCTTTACCCCCCGTCAGTCCGACCTTTTGATGGTAGTCGGCACCATCACCCACAAGGAAGCCCCGGTCATTAAAAGAGTCTACGACCAGATGTGCGATCCCAAATGGGTCATGGCGTTTGGCGCCTGCGCCACCAGTGGTGGTGTCTATCGCAACTACACCGTGCTTCAGGGTGTGGACCGGATCATCCCGGTGGATATCTACATCCCCGGCTGCCCGCCGCGCCCCGAGATGGTCATCGACGCCATCATGAAACTGCAGGACAAGATAGCCGGCGAGCGCCACCCGATCTTCCCGTACGAGAAACAGAACCCGGTCCCGGTCTGATTCCGGGAAGCGAGTAACATTATCTCACACGAAGCCACGAAGAAAGCAAACACGCGGTTAGAGCCTTCTGTTTGTTCGTCAGGTTTTCTTCGTGAACTTCGTGACTTCGTGTGCGTAATTGTTTTACCCGGTTAAACGGATCCGCGTTCCATTTTGCTTTTGTGAAGTCATTCTTTCCTGACAGTAAGAGAGAACTCCATGGTCAACGAGACAATACGCACCACCGTCAGTGAGTTGTACGATCGATCCTGGGACAGTCACGGCATGCTGGTCCTTGAGACCGACGCCGGCCGTATCCTTCCCCTGATCACCCGCCTGAAGCGCTCCTTCTACTTCGATCTTCTTCTGGACATAACCGGCGTGGACTATCCCGAGCGGGACCCTCGCTTCGACGTCGTCTACCACCTGTACAGCCCGCGCAACAACGTGCGGGTCAGGATCAAGGTACCGGTCACGGAAGCCGAGCCCAACGTCCCGACCCTAACCGGCCTGTACGGTTCGGCCCGCTACATCGAGCGCGAAGTGCACGAGATGTACGGCATCGTCTCCATCGGCAACGACGACCTTCGTCCGATCCTTTTGTACGAAGGGTTCGAAGGCCATCCCCTGCGTAAAGACTACCCCATCGACAGGGAACAACCCATCGTCGAATATCGGAAATAGGTGAACAGCGTGGAATACAAATCCCCGGTACGATCAAACCTGGAACAGACCGCCGACCCGAACCATGTTCTGGTCAACATGGGTCCCTCCCATCCGGCCACCCACGGCACCATACAGATCATCGCCGCCCTGGACGGAGAGAGAGTCGCCAAAGCCGACATCCACTGCGGCTACCTGCACCGTGGCTTCGAGAAGGAATCGGAGCACCACACCTACCACAAGATCATCCCCTTCACCGACCGTTTGAACTACTGCTCGGCCCTGAACAACAACTTCGCCTACGTGGAAGGTGTGGAGAAACTCTTAGGCATCGAACTCACGCCGCGCTGCATCTACCTGCGCACGCTCCTGGCCGAATACAACCGGGTCGCCGACCACGTCACCTGCGTTGCTGCCACTGTCATGGAAATGGGCGCCATGACCGCGTTTTTGTACCTGATGACCATCCGCGACTATATCTTCGAGCACTTGAATCAGCTCACCGGCGCGCGCCTCACCTACTCCTTTGCCCGTGTCGGCGGCTTAAAGAACGACCTGCCCGACGGCTGGCTGGAGCGGCTGGAAGAGATCCTGCAGTTCACCGAGAAGTACTGCGGCCGCATCCACGGGCTTCTGGACCGTAACCGCATCTTCATCGACCGTACCCGCGACGTGGGCGCCATGAGTCCCGAGCACGCGCTCAACTGGGGCTACACCGGCCCGATCCTGCGCTCCACCGGCGCCAAGATCGACATCAGGAAAGACAACCCGTATCTCGCCTATGCCGACCTTGACTTCGAAGTCCCCGTCGGTATCAAGGGGGACAACTACGACCGTTACTACGTGCGCATGCGCGAGATCGACGAATCAATCTCCATGGTCAGGCAGTGCATGAAGAAACTTCCCGACGGCCCGGTCAACATCGACGACCGCCGGATCATGTATCCCACCAAAGACAAGGTCTACACCAAGATCGAATACCTGATCAGCCACTTCAAACTGGTCATCGACGGCATCCAGGTACCTGCCGGCGAAATCTACGTAAGCCACGAAGCGCCCAACGGCGAGCTCGGCTTCTACCTGATCAGCGACGGCAGCGGCCGTCCCTACAAACTGCATGTCAGAAGTCCCAGCTTCGCGCACATGGGTGGCATGCACACCCTGCTGGAGGGATATCAAGTCGCCGACGTCATCGCCACCTTCGGCTCCATGAACATGATCGGCGGGGAGTGTGACCGATGAGCTGTATAGAAGAGAAATTCGCCCAATTGCGCGCCACCTACCCCAAGGAGCTGAACTCCTCCCTGGTCATGCCTTTCTTAAGGATCATGCTGGACGAGAAGAAGAGCCTTGGCGAGAGCGACGCCGTCTTCATCGCCAACTACCTGGGTCTTCCGGCCATGCAGGTCAAAGAAGCGCTCACCTGGTACACCATGTTCTACCG
Protein-coding regions in this window:
- the nuoD gene encoding NADH dehydrogenase (quinone) subunit D, which gives rise to MEYKSPVRSNLEQTADPNHVLVNMGPSHPATHGTIQIIAALDGERVAKADIHCGYLHRGFEKESEHHTYHKIIPFTDRLNYCSALNNNFAYVEGVEKLLGIELTPRCIYLRTLLAEYNRVADHVTCVAATVMEMGAMTAFLYLMTIRDYIFEHLNQLTGARLTYSFARVGGLKNDLPDGWLERLEEILQFTEKYCGRIHGLLDRNRIFIDRTRDVGAMSPEHALNWGYTGPILRSTGAKIDIRKDNPYLAYADLDFEVPVGIKGDNYDRYYVRMREIDESISMVRQCMKKLPDGPVNIDDRRIMYPTKDKVYTKIEYLISHFKLVIDGIQVPAGEIYVSHEAPNGELGFYLISDGSGRPYKLHVRSPSFAHMGGMHTLLEGYQVADVIATFGSMNMIGGECDR
- the nuoB gene encoding NADH-quinone oxidoreductase subunit NuoB, translated to MAMMEYLTTRKDELIGWVRKFSIFPYPFVTACCGMEFMAVASTLYDTDRFGAALPRFTPRQSDLLMVVGTITHKEAPVIKRVYDQMCDPKWVMAFGACATSGGVYRNYTVLQGVDRIIPVDIYIPGCPPRPEMVIDAIMKLQDKIAGERHPIFPYEKQNPVPV
- a CDS encoding NADH-quinone oxidoreductase subunit A, with the translated sequence MDMSPYFSFFLFLLASVGFVGLIVGLNALLGPRSEPSAIKLEPFECGSNPLQQRNVRPLSIKYYPIAIFFLLFDLEAVLLFIWAVSAGNRDMATLSLFSFLFFMGVLSLAFIYIWKEGGLEWR
- a CDS encoding NADH-quinone oxidoreductase subunit C encodes the protein MVNETIRTTVSELYDRSWDSHGMLVLETDAGRILPLITRLKRSFYFDLLLDITGVDYPERDPRFDVVYHLYSPRNNVRVRIKVPVTEAEPNVPTLTGLYGSARYIEREVHEMYGIVSIGNDDLRPILLYEGFEGHPLRKDYPIDREQPIVEYRK